Proteins encoded by one window of Companilactobacillus ginsenosidimutans:
- a CDS encoding DUF1634 domain-containing protein has protein sequence MSLLINFIKNYACRINYGGWPRRIGAMFQEIAQGKSYAVIMLEIFLLNLTPVLRVVVSIYGASGLTVLLVWGLFLLINFEFGWNCGKLCKDCVNT, from the coding sequence ATATCATTATTAATAAACTTCATCAAGAACTATGCTTGTCGGATAAATTACGGCGGATGGCCACGCAGAATCGGAGCAATGTTCCAAGAAATCGCACAAGGTAAGTCCTATGCAGTAATTATGCTAGAAATATTCTTGTTGAACCTGACACCAGTTCTTCGTGTTGTTGTGTCAATTTATGGAGCTTCCGGACTGACAGTTTTGTTGGTTTGGGGGCTTTTTTTGTTGATTAATTTTGAGTTCGGGTGGAATTGTGGAAAGTTGTGTAAAGATTGTGTAAATACCTAG
- a CDS encoding type II toxin-antitoxin system Phd/YefM family antitoxin, which produces MTEEYKDVYTPTKARENFFKIMNQVNEEKHPVTVSSTKKDSDNDIVIMSKDDYNAMQETLYLTNTEVTEILAKRKNDKELDFDDVWKSL; this is translated from the coding sequence ATGACTGAAGAATACAAAGACGTATACACACCAACAAAAGCTAGAGAAAACTTTTTTAAAATTATGAATCAAGTAAATGAGGAAAAACATCCTGTTACTGTTTCCTCCACCAAGAAAGACAGCGATAATGATATCGTTATTATGAGTAAAGATGACTATAACGCTATGCAAGAGACCCTTTACTTAACTAACACAGAAGTCACTGAAATTCTAGCTAAAAGAAAAAATGATAAAGAATTGGATTTCGATGATGTTTGGAAAAGTCTCTAA
- a CDS encoding Txe/YoeB family addiction module toxin, with protein MYTITIKSQAKNDLKKIKGSKLEKNFLKIINTLRHDPFENSRSFEKLVPPISRFYSRRINILHRVVYTVDNESKTVTIWYAYGQYQRN; from the coding sequence ATGTACACAATAACCATTAAGTCACAAGCCAAGAACGATCTGAAAAAAATCAAGGGGTCAAAATTAGAAAAAAATTTTTTAAAAATCATAAATACATTGAGACATGATCCGTTTGAGAACTCTCGATCCTTTGAAAAGCTCGTTCCACCAATTAGCAGATTTTACTCAAGACGAATAAATATTCTGCATAGAGTTGTTTATACAGTTGATAATGAATCAAAAACAGTTACGATTTGGTATGCATATGGACAATACCAAAGAAATTAA
- a CDS encoding DUF1634 domain-containing protein, with protein MKMKKDEMRDVELIIGKILRVGVIVSAAVIVIGILLYFFNGGAGYPNGEWPRRFGVMFQGIAQGKSYAVIMLGIFLLILTPVLRVVVSIYAFAKEHDRLYVYITTAVLIILIFAMIFGYNG; from the coding sequence ATGAAAATGAAAAAAGATGAAATGCGCGACGTAGAATTAATCATCGGGAAAATCCTCCGAGTGGGAGTAATAGTATCCGCAGCCGTTATCGTCATCGGAATCTTGCTATACTTCTTCAACGGTGGAGCAGGCTATCCCAACGGCGAATGGCCACGCAGATTCGGAGTAATGTTCCAAGGAATCGCACAAGGAAAGTCCTACGCAGTAATAATGCTAGGAATATTCTTGTTGATCCTGACACCAGTATTGCGAGTAGTCGTGTCAATTTATGCCTTCGCTAAAGAACACGACCGACTTTATGTTTATATCACTACTGCAGTTTTGATTATTTTGATATTTGCTATGATATTTGGTTATAACGGGTAA
- a CDS encoding sulfite exporter TauE/SafE family protein gives MNSSMILFIVIGLVAGTLGAVLGIGGGMIITPILTVMMGLDIKYAIGASIISVIATSSGATIAYLKDDMLNLRVAMFLEIATTVGAIMGALLVGAFSSTFLYVLFGFFLLYSTYNMIRKLMSKKGEAVYTGHDSTVDKLRLADSYYDKAEKKQVDYSMKNVPGGFIMMWAAGLASGLLGIGSGAFKVIAMDTIMKMPLKPSSATSNLMMGVTAAASATVYFFNGSIRPDIAGPLSIGVLVGATIGARLMQVLKPKLIRMIFVPVIFYMGMQMVLKGFGVLH, from the coding sequence ATGAATTCATCGATGATATTATTCATCGTTATTGGTCTAGTTGCCGGAACGCTTGGGGCAGTCCTAGGAATTGGTGGGGGAATGATTATCACGCCAATCCTGACCGTAATGATGGGGTTAGATATTAAATACGCAATCGGAGCAAGCATAATCTCCGTTATCGCAACCAGCTCAGGGGCTACAATTGCCTATCTAAAAGACGATATGTTGAACTTGCGTGTTGCAATGTTCTTGGAAATCGCCACCACCGTCGGGGCCATAATGGGAGCACTACTCGTCGGAGCGTTCTCCAGCACCTTTCTTTACGTCCTGTTCGGATTTTTCTTGCTATATTCGACTTACAACATGATCCGCAAATTAATGTCCAAAAAGGGCGAGGCAGTCTACACCGGGCATGATTCCACCGTCGATAAATTAAGATTAGCAGATTCATATTATGACAAAGCTGAGAAGAAACAAGTCGACTACTCCATGAAAAATGTTCCTGGTGGATTCATTATGATGTGGGCGGCTGGACTAGCATCCGGATTACTCGGAATCGGTAGTGGTGCCTTCAAGGTTATCGCCATGGATACGATTATGAAGATGCCACTTAAGCCATCAAGTGCCACAAGTAACTTGATGATGGGTGTTACTGCTGCAGCCAGTGCCACAGTCTACTTTTTCAACGGATCAATCCGCCCAGACATCGCCGGACCACTCTCAATCGGAGTGCTAGTCGGTGCCACGATCGGAGCCAGATTGATGCAAGTGCTCAAGCCAAAACTAATTAGAATGATCTTCGTACCCGTAATTTTCTACATGGGGATGCAGATGGTTCTTAAAGGATTTGGGGTGCTACACTAA